Proteins encoded by one window of Arachis ipaensis cultivar K30076 chromosome B04, Araip1.1, whole genome shotgun sequence:
- the LOC107635075 gene encoding TMV resistance protein N isoform X1, whose translation MASGSSFGSIPLPTRACTYHVFLSFRSEDTGKFTIHLYNTLNRKGITTYRDDNKLRKDDVISDELLKAIEQSMFAVIVFSPDYASSSQCLDELQKILECNNKLGLHIRTVYYGVEPSDVRHQRGTFEKAFKKHEERHDREKVKRWRDALTQVAALKGWTSKNQDEAGLVKNIAQHIFEILISKLPSSMKNFVGINSRVEQVITLIGLGLNDVRFIGIWGMGGMGKTTIARAVFETIRYNFEVTCFLADVREQCEKKDITDIQKELLKQMNISSNAVHNKYDGRTIIQNSLRLKKVLLVLDDVNHEKQLKDLAGEQDWFGPGSRIIITTRDLMVLKEEVHKTYNVEGLMESEALNLFSLEAFNLPKPSEEFLELSKEVVKYSGGLPLALKVLGSYLNGRGIEVWHSAIEKIKHFSHSEIIDVLKISYDGLDDMEKDIFLDIACFFKGYQIGDVTRKLKGCGYQVEIGLDILINKSLVTINKYDQLVMHDLVEEMGKQIVIQESPNDPSKRSRLWCYEDLNSVLAQKRVCIVFSQL comes from the exons ATGGCATCCGGGTCCTCTTTTGGTTCAATTCCACTGCCAACAAGAGCATGCACCTATCACGTGTTTTTGAGTTTCAGGAGTGAAGACACTGGAAAATTCACTATCCATCTCTATAACACCCTCAACAGAAAGGGAATCACAACCTACAGAGATGATAACAAACTTCGCAAAGACGATGTTATTTCAGATGAACTCCTGAAAGCAATTGAACAATCGATGTTTGCAGTCATTGTTTTCTCACCAGACTACGCTTCCTCCAGTCAGTGCTTGGATGAGCTCCAAAAGATCTTGGAGTGCAACAACAAACTGGGGCTACATATCCGGACAGTGTACTACGGTGTGGAGCCTAGTGATGTGAGGCACCAAAGAGgaacctttgagaaagctttcAAAAAACACGAAGAGAGACATGACCGTGAGAAGGTCAAAAGATGGAGAGATGCGCTAACACAAGTTGCTGCTCTTAAAGGTTGGACCTCCAAAAATCA GGACGAAGCAGGACTTGTGAAAAATATTGCTCAACATATATTTGAAATATTGATTTCTAAGTTGCCATCTTCAATGAAGAATTTTGTGGGGATTAATTCAAGAGTGGAACAAGTGATTACTCTAATTGGCCTTGGATTGAATGATGTTCGCTTTATAGGCATATGGGGAATGGGTGGCATGGGTAAGACCACTATTGCTAGAGCAGTCTTTGAAACCATTCGATATAATTTTGAAGTTACTTGCTTTCTTGCCGACGTTAGGGAGCAATGCGAGAAAAAAGATATTACTGACATACAAAAGGAACTTCTTAAACAAATGAATATAAGTTCAAATGCTGTTCATAATAAGTATGATGGGAGGacaataattcaaaactctttacGTCTCAAAAAGGTACTTCTTGTTCTTGATGATGTAAATCATGAAAAACAATTAAAGGATTTGGCTGGGGAGCAAGATTGGTTTGGTCCTGGAAGCAGAATAATAATTACAACTAGAGACTTAATGGTGCTAAAGGAAGAGGTGCATAAAACTTATAACGTTGAAGGGTTAATGGAAAGTGAAGCCCTTAACCTCTTTTCTTTAGAAGCTTTTAACCTGCCAAAACCTTCAGAAGAGTTTTTGGAGTTGTCCAAAGAAGTGGTCAAATACAGCGGTGGTCTCCCATTGGCACTTAAAGTATTGGGTTCCTATCTTAATGGTAGAGGTATTGAGGTTTGGCATAGTGCTATTGAAAAAATAAAGCATTTTTCACATTCTGAAATTATTGATGTATTGAAAATAAGCTATGATGGTTTAGATGAtatggaaaaagatatttttctagaTATTGCTTGTTTCTTTAAAGGATATCAGATAGGTGAtgtaacaaggaaattaaaaggATGTGGTTATCAGGTTGAAATTGGTCTTGATATTTTGATTAACAAATCATTGGTCACTATAAATAAATATGATCAATTGGTGATGCATGATCTGGTTGAAGAAATGGGCAAACAAATTGTAATTCAAGAATCTCCAAATGATCCTAGTAAGCGTAGCAGATTGTGGTGTTACGAGGATCTTAATTCTGTACTTGCTCAAAAGAGGGTATGTATCGTTTTTTCTCAACTATAG
- the LOC107635075 gene encoding TMV resistance protein N isoform X2, whose product MASGSSFGSIPLPTRACTYHVFLSFRSEDTGKFTIHLYNTLNRKGITTYRDDNKLRKDDVISDELLKAIEQSMFAVIVFSPDYASSSQCLDELQKILECNNKLGLHIRTVYYGVEPSDVRHQRGTFEKAFKKHEERHDREKVKRWRDALTQVAALKGWTSKNQDEAGLVKNIAQHIFEILISKLPSSMKNFVGINSRVEQVITLIGLGLNDVRFIGIWGMGGMGKTTIARAVFETIRYNFEVTCFLADVREQCEKKDITDIQKELLKQMNISSNAVHNKYDGRTIIQNSLRLKKVLLVLDDVNHEKQLKDLAGEQDWFGPGSRIIITTRDLMVLKEEVHKTYNVEGLMESEALNLFSLEAFNLPKPSEEFLELSKEVVKYSGGLPLALKVLGSYLNDHWSL is encoded by the exons ATGGCATCCGGGTCCTCTTTTGGTTCAATTCCACTGCCAACAAGAGCATGCACCTATCACGTGTTTTTGAGTTTCAGGAGTGAAGACACTGGAAAATTCACTATCCATCTCTATAACACCCTCAACAGAAAGGGAATCACAACCTACAGAGATGATAACAAACTTCGCAAAGACGATGTTATTTCAGATGAACTCCTGAAAGCAATTGAACAATCGATGTTTGCAGTCATTGTTTTCTCACCAGACTACGCTTCCTCCAGTCAGTGCTTGGATGAGCTCCAAAAGATCTTGGAGTGCAACAACAAACTGGGGCTACATATCCGGACAGTGTACTACGGTGTGGAGCCTAGTGATGTGAGGCACCAAAGAGgaacctttgagaaagctttcAAAAAACACGAAGAGAGACATGACCGTGAGAAGGTCAAAAGATGGAGAGATGCGCTAACACAAGTTGCTGCTCTTAAAGGTTGGACCTCCAAAAATCA GGACGAAGCAGGACTTGTGAAAAATATTGCTCAACATATATTTGAAATATTGATTTCTAAGTTGCCATCTTCAATGAAGAATTTTGTGGGGATTAATTCAAGAGTGGAACAAGTGATTACTCTAATTGGCCTTGGATTGAATGATGTTCGCTTTATAGGCATATGGGGAATGGGTGGCATGGGTAAGACCACTATTGCTAGAGCAGTCTTTGAAACCATTCGATATAATTTTGAAGTTACTTGCTTTCTTGCCGACGTTAGGGAGCAATGCGAGAAAAAAGATATTACTGACATACAAAAGGAACTTCTTAAACAAATGAATATAAGTTCAAATGCTGTTCATAATAAGTATGATGGGAGGacaataattcaaaactctttacGTCTCAAAAAGGTACTTCTTGTTCTTGATGATGTAAATCATGAAAAACAATTAAAGGATTTGGCTGGGGAGCAAGATTGGTTTGGTCCTGGAAGCAGAATAATAATTACAACTAGAGACTTAATGGTGCTAAAGGAAGAGGTGCATAAAACTTATAACGTTGAAGGGTTAATGGAAAGTGAAGCCCTTAACCTCTTTTCTTTAGAAGCTTTTAACCTGCCAAAACCTTCAGAAGAGTTTTTGGAGTTGTCCAAAGAAGTGGTCAAATACAGCGGTGGTCTCCCATTGGCACTTAAAGTATTGGGTTCCTATCTTAATG ATCATTGGTCACTATAA